CGACTTGTGGGGACGAGGACTCCGATCCGAATCGGAGGACGCAAAGACGCAAGGGAGAGAACAATGAAAATCACTCGTCTTGAAACCGAATTGTACATTGCCCCGCCACCGGAACGTCCAATAACCGATGCGCTCCGCGCCAATAGACATCCCGGACGTGTTTTTGTCAAAGTTCACACCGATAAAGGTCTCGTCGGCAGTTCATCGGTTGGCTTCTCCTCGATTCGGGGTGCCAACCAGACGCTCCAGACGATGCTCAATGAGGAGGTCGCGCCGCTGCTTGAGGGACGAGATCCGCTGGCTATTCGACTGATTGACGAAGACCTGAGACGGGCACTGGAAGAGCAGGCAATCCACGGCATGACGATGTATGCCCTCACGGCTGTGAATGTCGCCCTTTGGGACATCTTTGGACAGGAGACAGGGCAACCCGCGCACCGCCTTGTAGGTCAAGCACAAGATCGAGTACCTGCCTACACGATGGTGGGTTGGATGCACTTAGATCTCGACGAACTCAAGGTGGTCTGCGCGAAATCTGCCGAACAAGGGTTCAAGGCGGTGAAGGTCAAGGTCGGTTCGCCGACGCTGGAGGAGGACATCCAACGGCTGGAAACGATTCGGGCGGAGATTGGATCGGATGTCACGATTATGGTGGACGCCAACCAGACACTCACGGTGTATGAGGCGTTGCGCCGTGGACAGGTTTTTCAGGAGATGGGAATATTTTGGCTTGAGGAACCGCTGCCCGCTCACAACTATGATGACTACGCCGAACTTGCCCATGGACTTGCCATGCCCATCGCCACCGGCGAAAATCTGTACGGTAAGGAAGAATTTAAGGAACTCCTTGTCCGTCGGGGAATAGACATTGTACAGGTCGATCTCGCTCGCCTCGGTGGTTTCTCCGAATGCGTTGCCACTGGTCTGTTGGCAGCAGCGTTTGGCGTGCCGTGCTGCACGCATGGTGGCGGACTAATAAACCTGAATATCCTGTGTGCGCTGCCCAATACGTTATATCTGGAAACAGGATTATTGACCGATGAAGAGCGTGATCATTTTGTTGACGGCTGTTTCCTTGCACCGGAAGGCGCTGGATTTTCGTGGTAGAACAGATTGAAATTTCGATCTACAGCTAAAAATGAGGAGAGGATTAATGGAACAAAGCCAAGATAAATTGCGTGTCGCGGTTGCCGGATGCCATCGTATGACACACCGCACCCCAGGCAGTCACAATTTTGCGACTGCGTTTCACGCCGTGCCGGAGACGGATGTGGTAGCGGTGTTTGACCTTGGTGCGGACACCCGGACAGAATTTGTGGATTGCTGGCGAGAGGTCTGGGGTGGCATTCCGACCTATCACGACTACGGGCAGATGCTTGGGGAAATCCAACCAGACCTGTTGTGCATTGCCACGCGCCAAACGATGCACGTAGATCAGATCGAGTTGGCTGTCGAGGCTGGGGTGCGCGGCATTTTATGCGACAAACCTCTTGTTACTAGTTTGGCAGAGATGGATCGCATCGTAGCCGCGTGTCAAGAGGTGCCGCTGCTTTTAGGGTTGGACCGTCGCTGGATGCCCCGTTATTGTGCACTCCGCGAGCTAGTTGCCGATGGTGTAATCGGAGAGGTGACGAGTGCTACCGCCTATGCACTGTCCAATCTGATTAATCACGGATGCCATTCGTATGATGCGATTTTAGGCTTGGCGGGTGATGTCGAACCGGTGTGGGTCAGCGGCTTAGTGGACGACGTTTCGGAAGAACCTCCTGATTCACGTCGACGTATGGATCCGGCTGGCAATGCACAGATCGGGCTTGCGAATGGAGCGGTGCTTTACGTCACACCAAATGGTCGCCACGAAAACGCAGGCTTGACCTTTGAAGTCGCGGGCGAGAACGGACGTCTGTTTCTCCTCGACG
The Candidatus Poribacteria bacterium genome window above contains:
- a CDS encoding Gfo/Idh/MocA family oxidoreductase → MEQSQDKLRVAVAGCHRMTHRTPGSHNFATAFHAVPETDVVAVFDLGADTRTEFVDCWREVWGGIPTYHDYGQMLGEIQPDLLCIATRQTMHVDQIELAVEAGVRGILCDKPLVTSLAEMDRIVAACQEVPLLLGLDRRWMPRYCALRELVADGVIGEVTSATAYALSNLINHGCHSYDAILGLAGDVEPVWVSGLVDDVSEEPPDSRRRMDPAGNAQIGLANGAVLYVTPNGRHENAGLTFEVAGENGRLFLLDDANESYLWSADGPSGAGLRPLDLPEETEPWPAGTAMVNDLVQAVQTGGRTACDIEHARRATEIGFAIHGSSMQGGAKVDLPLADRSFRIESFPWGNE
- a CDS encoding mandelate racemase/muconate lactonizing enzyme family protein, whose protein sequence is MKITRLETELYIAPPPERPITDALRANRHPGRVFVKVHTDKGLVGSSSVGFSSIRGANQTLQTMLNEEVAPLLEGRDPLAIRLIDEDLRRALEEQAIHGMTMYALTAVNVALWDIFGQETGQPAHRLVGQAQDRVPAYTMVGWMHLDLDELKVVCAKSAEQGFKAVKVKVGSPTLEEDIQRLETIRAEIGSDVTIMVDANQTLTVYEALRRGQVFQEMGIFWLEEPLPAHNYDDYAELAHGLAMPIATGENLYGKEEFKELLVRRGIDIVQVDLARLGGFSECVATGLLAAAFGVPCCTHGGGLINLNILCALPNTLYLETGLLTDEERDHFVDGCFLAPEGAGFSW